In the Borrelia duttonii Ly genome, one interval contains:
- a CDS encoding DUF603 domain-containing protein, translating to MSKVKRAYKDCVMYFEEDRLNDAEIAKELCVTRANVCKMEKY from the coding sequence ATGAGTAAAGTAAAAAGAGCATATAAAGATTGTGTCATGTATTTTGAAGAAGATCGATTAAATGATGCTGAAATAGCGAAAGAGCTTTGTGTTACACGAGCTAATGTATGTAAAATGGAAAAATATTAA
- a CDS encoding coiled-coil domain-containing protein — MIKYLLLFILFSLHCCKWNERDVLSSLKKSDKNYVNKETKPRKTLLQETKPRKTPPQETKPRKTPPQETSPQETPPQETSPQETPLQETPPQETPPQETPPQETPLQETPLQETPLQETPPQETKPRKTPPQETPLQETPLQEMTPQETPPQETPPQETPPQETPPQETPPQETPLQETPLQETPPQETPLQEMTPQEKEKILKEEREKIEINIQAINTSVLETNKAQRRILRAHQEVEKIIAKLEQIISEIEQVISEVKQAIAQAETETELANIIEKDKATLNISSLKEELTEAQKQVTLAKQIKTKIQETEEEERDSMNNANVANSAKIEAYKTQEVSEVKIARKNIEVAKITIEIVKEEIQREEEEIKKLVLIIKQKLEIVQEIALRIKTKRIKIIEIIEAIIEKTKNEVTSITEDEQKKFEILQQIFHKTNQKLKTTTEYYEKEEENKYHPASNYHYYKNMNEKATEFITYLNKSKQSQKKLANAFNTVYDLLEKKRKQHASDIIFEQYIDNAFKCTIEKVTCSPDKYGHNDLGSSIPDFFESILTECLYSKDHNRKRVNYLEELLTSGEDLEMLQAWSNK; from the coding sequence ATGATAAAATATTTGCTGCTTTTTATTTTATTTTCACTTCATTGTTGTAAATGGAATGAAAGAGATGTTCTATCCTCTCTAAAGAAATCGGACAAAAATTACGTAAATAAAGAAACTAAACCACGAAAAACTCTACTACAAGAAACTAAACCACGAAAAACTCCACCACAAGAAACTAAACCACGAAAAACTCCACCACAAGAAACTTCACCACAAGAAACTCCACCACAAGAAACTTCACCACAAGAAACCCCACTACAAGAAACTCCACCACAAGAAACTCCACCACAAGAAACCCCACCACAAGAAACCCCACTACAAGAAACTCCACTACAAGAAACTCCACTACAAGAAACTCCACCACAAGAAACTAAACCACGAAAAACTCCACCACAAGAAACTCCACTACAAGAAACTCCACTACAAGAAATGACACCACAAGAAACCCCACCACAAGAAACCCCACCACAAGAAACCCCACCACAAGAAACCCCACCACAAGAAACCCCACCACAAGAAACCCCACTACAAGAAACTCCACTACAAGAAACTCCACCACAAGAAACTCCACTACAAGAAATGACACCACAAGAAAAAGAAAAAATATTAAAAGAAGAAAGAGAAAAAATAGAAATAAACATACAAGCAATAAATACATCGGTATTAGAGACAAATAAAGCACAAAGAAGAATATTAAGAGCCCATCAAGAAGTAGAAAAAATAATAGCAAAATTAGAACAAATAATATCAGAAATAGAACAAGTAATATCAGAAGTAAAACAAGCAATAGCACAAGCAGAAACAGAAACAGAACTAGCAAATATAATAGAAAAAGATAAAGCAACTCTTAATATTTCTTCTTTAAAAGAAGAATTGACAGAAGCACAAAAACAAGTAACATTAGCAAAGCAAATAAAAACAAAAATACAAGAAACAGAAGAAGAAGAAAGAGACTCAATGAACAATGCAAATGTAGCAAATTCAGCAAAGATAGAAGCATATAAAACACAAGAAGTATCAGAAGTAAAAATAGCAAGAAAAAATATAGAAGTAGCAAAAATAACAATTGAAATAGTGAAAGAAGAAATACAAAGAGAAGAAGAAGAAATAAAAAAATTAGTATTGATTATAAAGCAAAAATTAGAAATAGTCCAGGAAATAGCACTAAGAATAAAAACAAAAAGAATAAAAATAATAGAAATAATAGAAGCAATAATAGAAAAGACAAAAAACGAAGTTACTTCTATAACTGAAGATGAGCAAAAAAAATTTGAGATTTTGCAGCAAATATTTCATAAAACAAATCAAAAGTTAAAAACTACGACTGAATACTATGAAAAAGAAGAAGAGAATAAATATCACCCTGCATCAAATTATCACTACTATAAAAATATGAATGAAAAAGCCACTGAATTTATCACTTACCTGAATAAAAGTAAACAAAGCCAAAAGAAATTAGCTAACGCATTTAATACTGTTTATGACCTCTTAGAAAAAAAACGAAAACAACATGCAAGTGATATAATATTTGAACAATATATAGATAATGCTTTTAAGTGCACTATAGAAAAAGTTACTTGTTCGCCAGATAAATATGGTCATAATGATTTGGGAAGTTCAATACCCGATTTTTTTGAGTCAATTCTCACTGAATGCTTATACTCCAAAGATCATAACAGAAAAAGAGTAAACTATCTTGAAGAATTACTTACATCTGGAGAAGACCTAGAAATGCTTCAAGCATGGAGCAATAAATAA
- a CDS encoding Mlp family lipoprotein, with the protein MHKYLKHILIYSLILIYSCTDKVKEPTSAQQANDNKNFNTIINGFNTAIEILRKNVKKSKKGEIQLQNPDNYKTVIYRYEQFISWIEKNPDKKKELDTDLTEAYNWLEKRRAENAPEKTLAEYINDALDCKNSLCKDLKKYGTYTNQIDTFFGINSHEIFFVHDNPEDQFVKFQKINISFIKDNF; encoded by the coding sequence ATGCATAAATATCTAAAACACATACTAATTTATAGTCTAATACTAATTTACTCTTGTACAGATAAAGTAAAAGAACCTACAAGCGCACAACAAGCGAATGACAATAAGAATTTTAATACCATTATTAATGGATTTAACACAGCAATAGAAATACTAAGAAAAAACGTCAAAAAATCTAAAAAAGGTGAAATACAACTACAAAATCCTGACAACTATAAAACAGTCATATACAGATATGAACAATTTATTTCTTGGATTGAAAAAAATCCCGACAAAAAGAAAGAACTAGATACAGATTTGACTGAGGCTTATAATTGGCTAGAGAAAAGAAGAGCAGAAAATGCACCTGAGAAAACTTTAGCTGAATATATAAACGATGCCCTTGACTGTAAAAATTCCTTATGTAAAGATCTTAAGAAATATGGAACTTACACAAACCAGATAGATACCTTTTTTGGAATAAATTCACATGAAATATTTTTCGTTCATGACAATCCTGAAGATCAATTTGTCAAATTTCAAAAAATTAATATTTCATTCATAAAAGACAATTTTTGA
- a CDS encoding DUF261 family protein, producing the protein MRTNCYILNLYGILSFFGVKRDVRVEDKDYKCLKDEFEISEVKIKNNIGSHFMATNNT; encoded by the coding sequence ATGAGGACTAATTGTTATATTTTAAATTTATATGGCATCTTAAGTTTCTTTGGCGTTAAAAGAGATGTTCGTGTTGAGGATAAAGATTATAAGTGTTTAAAAGATGAATTTGAGATAAGTGAAGTTAAGATAAAGAATAATATCGGGTCCCATTTTATGGCAACAAATAATACATAA